One genomic window of Coffea eugenioides isolate CCC68of chromosome 1, Ceug_1.0, whole genome shotgun sequence includes the following:
- the LOC113773697 gene encoding uncharacterized protein LOC113773697, which produces MRSTRSRSGRVPSTGAGQTSGAQQDRISEEHGSQRTQPNNEEAIAKMAEFVTDNPNIFEELGRYLKRQGKEKAESSKRRPTKSPEVPSGEDSEDGRLSRSTSRRASSKATSKIASISRAFSRGLLGKRAEDPPRRPGGLASDYMRAPPFTDDINGEMVPPNFKLPNLHTYDGRGDPEDHLRAFISAFRLYCVPDAVICRAFPIFLHGTARKWFWSLEPGSISSLDELIDRFIHRFVSSRPITKTSAYLLNLQQGQGESLRSYAQRFNEENVQIPDQNEQVTIAAFTNGLVAGIFNTEIHRQYPRTLRELWERVDQGIRSEDVNRMKREAQASRTGQDPRRRKDTGRGEPGPSGTSNQPRDRRSVFDRIVKGRSSTSDAELTPLNSSRTHVLAVMRQNHLGRNPPEIPGRRDKRNSNLYCAYHRDVGHETEDCNDLKREIENLIRQGYLKQFVRKDGGFNRSVSHRENRGPRRDDRRDTNMHCRGPEDRREDKQPPRDGSPGYGPNIAGVINTIAGGPTGGDSQNSRKRTYRQAEMEVAEPSSRLSEVITYGPADPVPAASSNHEALVIEVLTNNYVVKKVYVDPGSSVDVLYYRTFENLKLTREQLTPVRTPLVGFGGHVVHPEGMLTLVVTIGRHPRCRTVPVSFAVVKADSPYNMLIGRPTLNALRAVYSTYHLSFKFPTSAGVAEVSSDVGAARECYLATIQAAVTPRPSPRSEEKRPAVLSIDCIDPQKAEEPNRLEPGDEVELVVVDEAKPDQVVQVGAGLPPPLKEEMISLIKDHRDVFAWSADEVVGVPPELMTHQLNVDPQARPVRQKRRHFGPERSQAISDEVDKLLPAKMIHEVQYPTWLSNPVMVKKDTGGWRMCVDFTDLNKACPKDCYPLPRIDALVDAAMGYEILCFLDAFKGYHQIGMSEEDQEKTAFYTDRGTYCYTTMPFGLKNAGATYQRLINRLFQNQIGRNVEAYVDDILVKSLTTSSFLSDVREVFGVLRDSRMKLNPKKCVFGVTSGKFLGYLVSHRGIEANPDKVKAIHDMSPPRNIREVQRLNGRLAALNRFLSQSAEKALPFFKVLKNADQFAWTEECQAAFDQLKQYLHHLPTLASPRPEEKLYLYLSAADEAVSAVLIRDEGTQVPVYYVSRALRGPETRYTQVEKLVLGLVHAARRLKPYFLAHPISVRTDQPIRQILVRPEASGRLTKWAVELGEYDLSYEPRTAIKAQALADFLAELTFTEGPESTSALPEVSTSSLWTLYVDGSSNGDGCGAGLLLEGPQGEVCSYALRFDFPATNNEAEYEALIAGLQLARKLGAQQIHVRSDSQLVVRQVIGEYEAKDETMQRYLSKVHQLTSYFKSFEIQRIPRSQNKRADALSRLASTSFSDLNKTVLVEVLSEPGYVEEVACPVHSEETWMTPFILFLGQGVLPEDRAEARKIQRKAPRYALREGELYKRSYLGPWLRCVTPEAGREVLHEIHEGLCGAHIGHRMLAKKAMLLGYFWPSLRQDSQDLVLGCPSCQVHAPEHHQPSNFMVPITSPWPFEQWGTDIIGPFPKAVGGYTFLVTAVDYFTKWVEAEPLRTISGLAIQKFFWKCIICRFGIPQIIISDNGRQFAENPFKTWCENLGIKQHFTSVGHPQANGQAENFNRTLLHGLKTRLHQAGSSWVEELPSVLWSYRTTPRSATQETPFSLTYGAEAVIPAEILTPSPRLAAYAAEVNDEERQLDLDLVEERRNLASARIASYKNTLAHYYNARVKHRRFQPGDLVLRKNSISRAEPQGKLCPKWEGPYRVVESNLKGYCKLSYRDGSLVPRSWHAENLRLYYV; this is translated from the coding sequence ATGAGATCCACGCGCTCCAGAAGCGGAAGAGTTCCCTCAACTGGGGCTGGGCAGACATCCGGAGCCCAGCAAGATCGTATCTCTGAGGAACATGGGTCCCAAAGGACCCAGCCTAACAATGAAGAGGCCATCGCCAAGATGGCCGAGTTTGTCACGGACAACCCCAACATCTTTGAGGAATTAGGAAGGTACCTCAAGAggcagggaaaagaaaaagccgaGTCTTCCAAGAGGAGACCGACGAAGTCCCCTGAAGTGCCCTCAGGCGAGGACTCCGAAGATGGGCGTCTATCTCGGAGCACCTCCAGGCGAGCCTCATCCAAGGCAACCTCCAAGATTGCCTCCATCTCCCGAGCGTTTTCTCGGGGACTACTGGGAAAACGAGCCGAGGACCCACCTCGGCGTCCCGGAGGCCTGGCTTCTGACTACATGAGGGCTCCGCCCTTCACGGATGACATCAATGGGGAGATGGTGCCCCCGAACTTTAAGCTACCAAATTTGCACACCTATGACGGCCGAGGTGACCCCGAGGATCACCTCCGCGCCTTCATCTCCGCATTCCGACTTTACTGCGTCCCTGACGCCGTGATCTGTCGGGCTTTCCCCATCTTCCTGCACGGGACCGCCCGGAAATGGTTCTGGAGTTTAGAACCAGGGAGCATTTCCTCCCTAGATGAGCTGATAGACCGGTTCATCCACCGCTTTGTGTCGTCTCGACCAATAACAAAGACTTCAGCTTACCTCTTGAACCTGCAACAGGGTCAGGGCGAGTCACTTCGCTCGTACGCCCAAAGGTTCAACGAGGAGAATGTACAGATACCTGACCAGAACGAGCAAGTAACTATTGCTGCCTTCACCAACGGGTTAGTGGCCGGGATCTTCAACACCGAAATCCATCGGCAGTACCCCCGTACACTTCGGGAGCTCTGGGAAAGAGTGGACCAGGGAATCCGAAGTGAAGATGTAAATCGCATGAAACGAGAAGCCCAAGCATCTCGTACTGGGCAAGATCCGCGGAGGAGGAAAGACACTGGCCGAGGTGAACCAGGCCCAAGTGGCACTTCAAACCAACCCCGAGACCGCCGAAGTGTCTTCGACCGGATCGTGAAAGGCAGATCGTCCACCTCGGACGCCGAGCTGACGCCCCTCAATTCGAGCCGGACCCACGTCCTGGCTGTGATGAGGCAGAATCACCTCGGCCGCAACCCTCCCGAAATTCCGGGGAGGAGAGATAAGAGGAACTCGAACCTCTACTGTGCCTACCACCGTGATGTAGGACACGAGACTGAGGACTGCAATGACCTGAAGCGGGAAATCGAAAATTTGATCCGGCAAGGATACCTGAAGCAATTCGTCCGCAAGGATGGAGGCTTCAACCGAAGCGTCTCCCACCGGGAGAACCGGGGCCCCCGCCGAGACGACCGACGGGACACGAACATGCATTGCCGAGGTCCCGAAGACCGTAGGGAGGACAAGCAGCCCCCACGCGATGGCTCACCGGGCTACGGCCCCAACATCGCCGGGGTGATCAACACCATCGCGGGAGGACCAACGGGAGGAGACAGCCAGAACTCCCGGAAGCGGACCTACCGCCAGGCCGAGATGGAGGTGGCCGAGCCGAGCTCTCGGCTGTCCGAGGTCATCACCTACGGCCCCGCTGACCCCGTTCCTGCGGCCTCCAGCAATCATGAagctcttgtgattgaagtccTCACCAACAACTACGTAGTCAAAAAGGTCTACGTAGACCCCGGAAGCTCGGTAGACGTCTTGTACTACCGGACTTTCGAAAATTTGAAGCTGACAAGGGAGCAACTCACTCCTGTCAGAACTCCCCTCGTGGGATTCGGGGGACACGTCGTCCACCCGGAAGGCATGTTGACCCTGGTGGTAACAATCGGGCGTCATCCACGCTGCCGAACTGTGCCTGTCAGTTTTGCAGTGGTCAAAGCAGACTCCCCCTACAATATGCTGATAGGCCGGCCCACGCTCAATGCCTTGAGAGCCGTATACTCCACCTACCACCTGAGCTTTAAATTCCCAACATCTGCGGGGGTGGCCGAGGTAAGCAGCGATGTGGGCGCCGCCCGAGAGTGCTACCTCGCCACCATTCAAGCAGCAGTCACCCCCCGGCCCTCACCGAGGTCAGAAGAAAAGAGGCCAGCGGTCCTCTCCATAGACTGCATCGACCCTCAGAAGGCAGAAGAGCCCAACAGGCTGGAGCCAGGGGATGAAGTGGAACTGGTGGTAGTGGATGAAGCGAAACCTGACCAAGTGGTCCAGGTAGGGGCGGGACTCCCCCCACccctgaaagaagaaatgattTCTCTGATCAAAGACCACCGAGACGTCTTCGCGTGGTCCGCGGATGAAGTGGTCGGAGTGCCACCCGAGCTCATGACTCACCAACTCAACGTTGACCCGCAGGCCCGACCTGTGCGACAGAAACGAAGGCACTTCGGCCCCGAACGTAGCCAAGCCATATCGGATGAGGTCGACAAGCTCTTGCCGGCCAAGATGATCCACGAGGTCCAATATCCCACCTGGCTGTCCAATCCAGTCATGGTAAAAAAGGACACCGGGGGATGGAGAATGTGTGTTGACTTCACCGACCTCAACAAGgcctgccccaaagattgctatcCTTTGCCAAGGATAGACGCCCTCGTCGACGCGGCGATGGGGTATGAAATCCTCTGCTTCCTAGATGCCTTCAAAGGGTATCATCAAATAGGAATGAGTGAGGAGGACCAAGAGAAAACGGCGTTCTACACCGACCGAGGTACTTATTGTTACACTACCATGCCCTTCGGGCTAAAGAACGCCGGGGCGACCTACCAAAGGCTGATCAACCGACTCTTCCAGAATCAGATCGGTCGCAATGTGGAGGCCTATGTGGATGACATCCTCGTTAAAAGCCTCACCACTTCATCCTTTCTGTCAGACGTGAGGGAAGTCTTTGGTGTCCTGCGAGACTCGAGGATGAAGCTGAATCCCAAGAAGTGCGTCTTCGGCGTCACCTCGGGAAAATTCTTGGGGTATCTGGTTTCCCACCGGGGAATCGAGGCCAACCCCGACAAGGTGAAAGCCATTCATGACATGTCTCCACCCCGGAACATCCGAGAAGTCCAACGGCTGAATGGACGCCTGGCCGCGCTGAATCGCTTCCTGTCCCAATCAGCTGAGAAAGCTCTGCCTTTCTTTAAGGTGCTGAAAAATGCTGACCAGTTCGCCTGGACTGAGGAGTGTCAGGCTGCTTTCGACCAGCTGAAGCAGTACTTGCATCACCTACCAACTCTCGCTTCACCTCGGCCCGAGGAGAagctctacctctacctctccGCAGCCGACGAGGCTGTCAGCGCTGTGCTCATCCGAGATGAGGGCACCCAAGTGCCGGTCTACTACGTCAGCCGAGCCCTCCGCGGGCCGGAGACCCGATACACGCAAGTGGAAAAACTTGTGCTGGGGCTCGTCCACGCAGCTCGGCGGTTGAAACCCTACTTCTTAGCCCATCCCATCTCGGTCAGGACCGACCAGCCCATTCGGCAAATATTGGTGCGACCCGAAGCTTCTGGTCGCCTCACCAAGTGGGCTGTCGAATTGGGAGAATATGACTTGTCCTACGAGCCACGCACCGCCATAAAAGCTCAAGCTTTAGCTGACTTCCTTGCTGAGCTCACCTTCACGGAAGGTCCGGAGTCCACTTCAGCCTTACCCGAGGTGTCCACCTCATCCCTGTGGACATTGTATGTCGATGGATCCTCTAATGGAGACGGCTGCGGAGCCGGACTGCTCCTGGAAGGACCTCAGGGGGAGGTTTGCTCTTACGCCCTCCGCTTTGACTTCCCGGCCACCAACAATGAAGCCGAGTACGAGGCTCTAATCGCTGGACTCCAGCTAGCCCGCAAGCTCGGCGCCCAGCAAATCCATGTCCGCAGTGACTCCCAGCTCGTGGTACGCCAAGTTATTGGTGAGTACGAGGCCAAGGATGAGACCATGCAACGGTACCTctccaaagttcaccaactcACCTCGTACTTCAAGTCATTCGAAATCCAAAGGATCCCTCGGTCCCAGAATAAGCGAGCCGACGCCTTATCCCGGCTGGCTTCCACTTCATTCTCTGACCTCAACAAAACCGTCTTGGTGGAGGTCCTGAGTGAACCAGGGTACGTGGAAGAGGTGGCCTGCCCCGTGCACTCTGAAGAAACTTGGATGACCCCGTTCATCCTTTTCTTAGGTCAAGGAGTCCTTCCCGAAGACCGAGCTGAAGCAAGGAAGATACAACGCAAAGCCCCTCGGTATGCGCTCCGCGAGGGAGAACTATATAAGCGCTCCTACCTCGGCCCATGGTTGAGGTGTGTCACCCCCGAGGCAGGACGCGAGGTCCTCCACGAGATCCACGAGGGCCTATGTGGGGCTCACATCGGCCACAGGATGCTGGCTAAGAAGGCTATGCTCCTGGGATATTTTTGGCCCTCACTTCGGCAAGACTCTCAGGACCTCGTTCTCGGCTGCCCTTCCTGCCAAGTCCACGCACCCGAGCACCACCAGCCTTCAAATTTCATGGTCCCCATCACTTCACCCTGGCCGTTTGAGCAATGGGGGACAGACATCATAGGTCCCTTCCCCAAAGCCGTCGGAGGTTATACTTTCTTAGTAACCGCTGTGGAttacttcaccaagtgggtCGAGGCCGAGCCACTTCGGACCATCTCAGGGCTGgccattcaaaaattcttttggaagTGCATTATCTGCCGCTTCGGCATACCTCAGATCATCATTTCGGACAATGGGAGACAGTTTGCCGAGAACCCATTCAAGACTTGGTGCGAGAACCTCGGCATCAAACAACACTTCACTTCGGTAGGCCACCCTCAGGCCAATGGTCAAGCAGAGAACTTCAACCGAACTCTCCTGCATGGTCTCAAGACCCGACTACACCAAGCTGGGTCATCTTGGGTGGAGGAACTCCCCAGTGTCCTGTGGTCGTATCGAACCACGCCGAGGTCAGCGACGCAAGAGACCCCATTCTCCCTGACCTACGGCGCCGAGGCGGTCATCCCGGCTGAGATCCTTACCCCCAGCCCTCGGCTGGCAGCCTATGCCGCCGAGGTGAACGACGAAGAGAGGCAGCTGGACCTCGACCTCGTCGAAGAACGAAGGAACCTCGCCTCAGCCCGGATAGCTTCTTACAAGAACACACTGGCACACTACTACAATGCCCGCGTAAAACATCGTAGATTCCAACCTGGAGACTTGGTTCTGAGAAAAAACTCGATCAGCCGAGCTGAGCCCCAAGGCAAACTGTGTCCGAAATGGGAAGGCCCCTACCGGGTTGTCGAGTCTAATCTTAAGGGATATTGTAAGTTAAGCTACCGAGATGGCTCATTAGTGCCGAGGTCTTGGCACGCCGAGAACCTCAGATTGTATTATGTTTGA